A single region of the Candidatus Marinarcus aquaticus genome encodes:
- a CDS encoding pyridoxine 5'-phosphate synthase, whose translation MLLGVNIDHIAVLREARQINDPNPLDALGICKLSGANQITIHLREDRRHIHDNDAKQIIKQSALPVNLECSINDDIIDIVCKLNPHRATLVPENREEITTEGGLDLANNFERIKKVVKKLHKQGIEVSLFIDPNKECVELSQKLGVEWIELHTGTFANLYAMLFSGLQNTHHSIKELELSRSELHILLDKSLNKIKHASKLGHQLGLKVAAGHGLNYQNVSLITSIKQIEELNIGQSIIARSVFTGLAQAIEDMKALIKG comes from the coding sequence ATGCTATTGGGTGTAAATATAGACCATATTGCCGTTTTAAGAGAGGCTCGACAGATTAATGACCCCAATCCACTGGATGCTTTAGGAATATGCAAATTAAGTGGTGCCAACCAAATCACCATACACTTACGAGAAGACCGTCGTCACATTCATGACAATGATGCCAAACAAATCATCAAACAATCTGCACTTCCCGTTAATTTGGAGTGTTCAATCAATGATGATATCATTGATATTGTATGTAAACTCAACCCACACAGAGCCACACTTGTACCTGAAAACCGTGAAGAAATAACCACTGAAGGGGGACTTGATTTGGCCAATAACTTTGAAAGAATCAAAAAAGTGGTCAAAAAACTTCATAAACAAGGCATTGAAGTGTCGTTGTTTATCGACCCCAACAAAGAGTGTGTTGAACTCTCACAAAAACTGGGAGTGGAGTGGATAGAACTGCACACAGGAACGTTTGCAAACCTTTACGCCATGCTGTTTTCAGGACTTCAAAACACGCACCACTCCATCAAAGAGTTAGAGCTGAGTCGTTCAGAACTGCACATTTTATTGGACAAAAGTCTCAATAAAATCAAACATGCTTCTAAACTGGGACATCAATTGGGATTGAAAGTGGCTGCAGGTCATGGCTTAAACTACCAAAACGTATCCCTTATTACATCAATTAAACAAATAGAAGAGCTCAACATAGGGCAAAGCATCATCGCTCGTTCTGTTTTCACTGGTCTTGCACAAGCCATTGAAGATATGAAAGCACTCATCAAAGGGTAA
- a CDS encoding CHASE2 domain-containing protein, with the protein MRVGNRLKKYIIYIMSLSVICSSLIYTYIYLPKSLESFDNRLRDFMFIMRGEIPQNDTTVIIDIDEKSLNEVGQWPWSRDILAQLLTNLTQAGIGVIGFDIVFPEEDRTSPHKVLKNLNIKQNKIVNYDEVFAQVIANTPTILGYQFQLDKKEFMNTKAPEIPAIFIEKNRDLEQDYLLNAKGTVVNTPIIQDNGYSSGFFNNVPDPSGIIRSVPLLIRYEEQLYPSLAFEVLRAALGINKVFVNYNEIGVESISLGDMFIPTDRFGRIIVNFRGKEKTFPYYSAVDILNNKIDPALLEGKVALIGTSAAGLFDLRATPFESVYPGVEVHANVIDNILTGDFLHKPAWIDGVNILHMVILVCFIFAVILSVNIYVIPVVFVSFLVLDTYMLYYVLFNEGIILNIFFPIVTIIVTAAVAILINYLFEIRQSNLVKLKFASKVSAKVMEDLIKNEDQTLKGESKEVTVFFSDIRGFTNISESMSDAKALIEYLNEYMEPMTEIIMKNEGTIDKFIGDAIMAYWNAPSDVKNHADKAVKASLEQLSYLKLLNERLQKENKPLVDIGIGLNTGNAVVGEMGSSGRSDYTVIGDPINLGSRLESLCKFYGSRLNISNYTKSLLQEQYVFRFLDLVKVKGKLKPVEIWQVIDFGEANGALKEELALYEEAILLYQNEKFSEALMLFEKLNVLEKKQNEKIYAIYIQRCKSYIQTPPEKFDGVYEHTTKG; encoded by the coding sequence TTGAGAGTCGGTAACCGCTTAAAAAAATACATCATTTATATCATGAGTTTAAGTGTGATATGCAGCTCTTTGATTTACACCTACATCTATCTTCCAAAATCGCTGGAAAGCTTTGATAATCGTCTTCGAGACTTTATGTTTATTATGCGTGGTGAAATTCCGCAAAACGATACCACCGTTATCATTGATATTGATGAAAAATCTTTAAATGAAGTAGGGCAGTGGCCTTGGAGTCGAGATATTTTAGCTCAACTTCTTACAAATTTAACCCAAGCAGGTATTGGGGTGATTGGATTTGACATTGTCTTTCCAGAAGAGGACAGAACTTCTCCTCATAAAGTACTGAAAAATCTCAATATCAAACAAAATAAAATTGTCAATTATGATGAAGTATTTGCACAAGTGATTGCCAATACTCCTACGATTTTAGGGTATCAGTTTCAGCTCGATAAAAAAGAGTTTATGAACACAAAAGCCCCAGAGATTCCTGCTATTTTTATTGAAAAAAATCGTGATTTAGAACAAGACTATTTGCTCAATGCAAAAGGAACAGTAGTCAATACTCCTATCATTCAAGACAATGGATACTCCAGTGGTTTTTTTAATAATGTTCCTGATCCTTCGGGTATCATTCGTTCTGTTCCTCTGCTCATACGTTATGAGGAACAACTCTATCCCTCTTTGGCATTTGAAGTGTTACGTGCAGCATTAGGCATCAACAAAGTATTTGTAAACTACAATGAAATTGGTGTGGAGTCTATCAGTTTGGGAGATATGTTTATTCCTACGGATCGTTTTGGGCGTATCATTGTGAATTTCAGAGGAAAAGAGAAAACTTTCCCTTACTACTCAGCAGTGGATATTTTAAACAATAAAATTGACCCAGCACTTCTAGAAGGCAAAGTGGCACTTATTGGCACCAGTGCCGCAGGTCTTTTTGACTTACGAGCCACCCCTTTTGAGTCGGTTTATCCTGGAGTAGAAGTGCATGCAAATGTCATTGATAATATTCTTACAGGCGATTTTTTACATAAGCCAGCTTGGATTGATGGGGTTAATATCTTGCATATGGTTATTTTAGTGTGTTTTATTTTTGCAGTCATCTTAAGTGTCAATATCTATGTTATCCCTGTAGTATTTGTAAGCTTCTTAGTGCTTGACACTTATATGTTGTATTATGTGCTGTTTAATGAAGGCATTATTTTAAATATCTTTTTCCCAATTGTGACCATCATTGTAACAGCAGCCGTTGCTATTTTGATTAACTACTTGTTTGAAATACGGCAAAGTAATCTGGTCAAATTGAAATTTGCTTCTAAAGTATCCGCAAAAGTTATGGAAGATTTGATTAAAAATGAGGATCAAACACTCAAAGGAGAATCCAAAGAAGTCACGGTATTTTTCTCTGATATTCGAGGGTTTACCAATATCTCTGAGTCCATGAGTGATGCAAAAGCTTTGATTGAATACCTCAATGAGTACATGGAACCCATGACTGAAATTATCATGAAAAATGAAGGTACCATAGATAAATTTATAGGCGATGCCATCATGGCATATTGGAATGCACCAAGTGATGTTAAAAATCATGCAGATAAAGCAGTGAAAGCCTCTTTGGAACAACTCTCTTATTTGAAATTGCTTAATGAACGACTGCAAAAAGAGAACAAGCCTTTGGTGGATATTGGTATTGGTTTAAATACAGGAAACGCAGTTGTGGGAGAGATGGGAAGCAGTGGACGAAGTGATTATACGGTTATTGGTGATCCCATTAACTTAGGAAGCAGACTTGAATCACTGTGTAAGTTTTATGGTTCTCGTTTAAATATCTCTAACTACACCAAATCGCTTTTGCAAGAGCAATATGTATTTAGGTTTTTAGATTTGGTCAAAGTTAAAGGAAAACTCAAACCCGTTGAGATTTGGCAGGTGATTGATTTTGGGGAAGCAAATGGTGCACTTAAAGAGGAGTTGGCTCTGTATGAAGAGGCCATTTTATTGTATCAAAATGAAAAGTTCAGTGAAGCATTAATGCTGTTTGAAAAACTCAATGTCTTAGAGAAAAAACAAAATGAGAAGATTTACGCAATTTACATTCAAAGGTGTAAAAGTTATATACAAACACCACCAGAAAAATTTGATGGTGTTTATGAACATACCACAAAAGGGTAG
- a CDS encoding FecR domain-containing protein, with product MKKIALLFLTLSTLLFAQVAQVVALKGEAHIKRGDSNITLKLNSLLEKNDIVQTQEGTKLQLIFKDETIITIGKNSTFSVNDYIFDEQKKEYKAEFGLLKGTFRTITGKIGKIAPDKFRLKSKSSSIGIRGTQILSNMEISGDTIFCTEGTITVVSNITGETITINAGQYVVIKKGEAMVAQEFDAKTIQETDRDTKFLNEEEKESALNEFDVRLVPEPENNEPVQDPFTEPKREVHKEDIDDDVEDAYVFIGDMLESNTSSYTKGKIDDNTSNLSDGNYSSYNLTLNNLSANFDKDGSYSGTLSSTGQFLYNGNIHTFKNGTYTSKEDSGIVGHLFTTPVYDTNDYVQWGEWNATTLYNSEEMTLSGYWLAGAQTPSSEIESLINSNANYNYSGYVLGQSSSNNIINITYNSTVNFNIDFGGKSLTGRFNLGSFYTNVSGTLSSSGFSFTPTTAGVGGNGSGKFFGPNAKSVGGTFYFTGNATYTGVFKASR from the coding sequence ATGAAAAAAATAGCTCTACTTTTTTTAACCTTATCAACTTTGCTTTTTGCCCAAGTTGCTCAAGTGGTTGCACTTAAAGGTGAAGCACATATTAAACGAGGAGATTCTAATATCACGCTAAAACTCAATTCTCTTTTAGAAAAAAATGACATTGTTCAAACCCAAGAAGGCACTAAACTGCAACTCATTTTTAAAGATGAAACCATTATTACCATTGGTAAAAACTCAACATTTTCAGTCAATGATTACATCTTTGATGAACAAAAAAAAGAGTACAAAGCAGAGTTCGGTCTTTTAAAAGGTACCTTTAGAACCATCACAGGAAAAATTGGAAAAATTGCCCCTGATAAATTCAGACTTAAATCAAAATCTTCGTCCATTGGTATTCGTGGAACACAGATATTAAGTAATATGGAAATTTCAGGCGATACGATTTTCTGTACTGAAGGAACCATCACCGTTGTTTCTAATATTACAGGTGAAACCATCACCATTAATGCAGGTCAATACGTTGTAATTAAAAAAGGTGAAGCAATGGTCGCTCAAGAGTTTGATGCCAAGACCATTCAAGAAACCGACAGAGATACAAAGTTTTTAAATGAGGAAGAAAAAGAGAGTGCTCTCAATGAGTTTGACGTTAGACTTGTTCCAGAACCAGAAAATAATGAACCCGTACAAGACCCTTTTACTGAACCAAAAAGAGAAGTTCATAAAGAGGATATAGATGACGACGTAGAAGATGCATATGTATTTATTGGAGATATGCTCGAGTCTAACACTAGTAGTTATACAAAGGGAAAGATTGATGACAATACTTCAAATTTAAGTGATGGTAATTATAGTTCTTATAATTTAACACTTAATAACCTTTCTGCAAATTTTGATAAAGATGGTTCATACAGTGGAACTCTCTCATCAACCGGACAATTTTTATATAATGGAAACATTCATACATTTAAAAATGGTACGTACACTTCAAAAGAAGACTCTGGTATTGTAGGTCACCTTTTTACTACGCCTGTTTATGATACAAACGATTATGTACAATGGGGAGAGTGGAATGCAACAACTCTTTACAATAGTGAAGAAATGACTCTATCAGGTTATTGGCTTGCAGGAGCACAAACGCCAAGTTCAGAGATTGAATCTTTAATTAATAGCAATGCAAATTACAATTACTCTGGTTATGTATTAGGTCAATCAAGTTCTAATAACATTATCAATATTACTTATAATAGCACCGTTAATTTTAATATTGATTTTGGTGGTAAATCACTCACTGGGAGATTCAATCTAGGATCATTTTATACCAATGTTTCAGGGACATTGTCATCCTCTGGCTTCTCTTTTACTCCTACTACAGCAGGAGTAGGAGGAAATGGTTCAGGTAAATTCTTTGGTCCCAATGCTAAATCTGTAGGTGGAACTTTTTACTTTACTGGAAATGCAACTTATACGGGAGTATTTAAAGCCAGCCGATAA
- a CDS encoding CDC27 family protein has protein sequence MKHIIFVMLLLTGTLFAQEKLKKATPVETSNEFILAQTHYKIGDYTRSYSAFKKLFLEYSDHVQVNYYLAMSATQLKLYDEATAAFERVLIVAPEYHRARLEYARVQFILGFKEEAKKEFLKVAQYPIPENVRKNIEMYLAKIDGAQNDSTFIALGFGYMYDDNINNGIEYDSYNLPGFFNLELNGDEPQSSTAFLTFFQISHIQTLTKNSPWSIKHSGMMLYKNQTKNDFYNFSYYAYTPTLYYNDVKNKSEYSLQVGIEKIYPGDRVDFTVYSIEPKYRLLLNKNTIVSAYLTYNEFHYEEQVDKMKAYRKKVLGGSVKYKDFEYILEFEKDDREFGERTDLNKNIVSNTFLYQYNIEPSLFLNLKYQHTQTRYNDKDVFFDNNRKDNTNVYSIGVTKIINKKDFITLNYTKTNNSTNQEAYDYNKNAVFMNYTWRFKL, from the coding sequence ATGAAACATATCATTTTTGTAATGCTGCTCTTAACGGGGACACTGTTCGCACAAGAGAAGCTTAAAAAAGCAACCCCTGTTGAAACCTCCAATGAGTTTATTCTGGCTCAAACTCACTATAAAATAGGAGACTATACCCGCTCTTACAGCGCTTTTAAAAAGCTCTTTTTAGAATACAGCGACCATGTTCAAGTCAATTATTACTTAGCCATGAGTGCAACTCAACTCAAACTTTACGATGAAGCCACTGCTGCATTTGAGAGAGTCTTGATTGTAGCTCCTGAATATCACCGTGCACGGTTAGAGTATGCACGTGTTCAATTTATTTTAGGATTTAAAGAAGAGGCGAAAAAAGAGTTTTTAAAAGTGGCTCAATACCCTATTCCTGAGAATGTAAGAAAAAATATTGAGATGTACTTAGCCAAAATTGATGGGGCACAAAACGATTCAACCTTTATTGCTTTAGGTTTTGGTTACATGTATGACGATAATATCAACAATGGTATTGAGTATGACTCGTACAATCTGCCGGGCTTTTTTAATCTGGAACTCAATGGGGATGAACCACAATCAAGTACAGCTTTTTTAACCTTTTTTCAAATCAGTCACATTCAAACACTTACTAAAAACTCTCCGTGGAGCATTAAACACTCAGGAATGATGCTTTATAAAAATCAAACCAAAAACGATTTTTATAACTTCAGCTACTATGCGTACACCCCAACATTGTATTACAATGATGTGAAAAATAAAAGTGAATACTCACTACAAGTAGGAATAGAGAAAATCTATCCGGGTGACAGAGTTGATTTCACCGTCTACTCTATTGAACCCAAATACCGACTGCTTCTTAACAAAAACACCATTGTATCTGCCTATTTAACATACAACGAATTTCATTACGAAGAGCAAGTGGATAAAATGAAAGCTTACCGAAAAAAAGTATTGGGTGGTTCAGTTAAATATAAAGATTTTGAATATATTTTAGAGTTTGAAAAAGATGACAGAGAGTTTGGAGAACGAACCGATTTAAATAAAAATATTGTAAGTAACACCTTTTTATATCAATACAACATAGAACCATCGCTTTTTTTAAACTTGAAATACCAACACACACAAACCCGCTACAATGATAAAGATGTTTTTTTTGATAACAACCGAAAAGATAATACCAATGTTTATAGTATTGGAGTAACCAAAATCATCAATAAAAAAGATTTCATTACTCTCAACTACACAAAAACAAACAACAGCACCAACCAAGAAGCGTATGATTATAACAAAAATGCTGTGTTTATGAACTACACATGGAGGTTCAAATTATGA
- a CDS encoding anthranilate synthase component I family protein, producing MTLYSKELFLDQFTPVSIYEKVKKLYKSEITFLFESTINSSDGNYSYIIIGARERVWHEGEKTFFKNEIEEIEEVDANPLKFLQKYYKNFDQAFFKQKSQELGIGLIDGFIGNVGYDIGKEFEPSLKPYMDTLQDDLNIPDLDLIRPKMVLGFSHKTSKLVMVTSVESFKDELENVEKALHTPYEYLPLKKATLIDEGKFNYTKEEFFSMVEKSKEMIKSGDVFQILMSNRFTQKAVVDHFSFYRALRSKNPSPYLFFLEFENFSIAGSSPEVMVRLVDGHILLRPIAGTRKRGKTIDKDLEMEEELLSDPKEKAEHIMLIDLGRNDVGRVAKAGSVKVTDLMHIEKYSHVMHIVSDVEAIIDEKYDMFDLFAATFTAGTMTGAPKIRAMQLIAQFEGIKRNFYSGSIAYFGFDGNMDSAITIRTTMLKQDEVIFQAGAGVVADSINELEYLEVQNKLAANIATLKDLS from the coding sequence ATGACACTGTATTCAAAAGAGCTTTTTTTAGATCAATTTACGCCTGTCTCTATTTATGAAAAGGTGAAAAAACTCTATAAGAGTGAAATCACCTTTTTATTTGAAAGTACAATCAATTCAAGTGATGGAAACTATTCGTACATCATTATTGGTGCCAGAGAACGAGTATGGCATGAAGGTGAAAAAACATTTTTTAAAAATGAAATCGAAGAAATCGAAGAAGTCGATGCTAACCCTTTAAAGTTTTTACAAAAGTATTATAAAAATTTTGATCAAGCTTTTTTCAAACAAAAATCACAAGAATTGGGCATTGGTCTCATTGATGGGTTCATTGGAAACGTAGGCTATGATATAGGAAAAGAGTTTGAACCATCACTTAAACCTTATATGGACACACTGCAAGATGATTTAAATATTCCTGATTTGGACCTCATTCGACCTAAAATGGTTTTAGGGTTTTCACATAAAACATCCAAGCTTGTGATGGTTACTTCTGTTGAAAGCTTTAAAGATGAACTTGAAAATGTTGAAAAAGCACTTCACACACCGTATGAGTATTTGCCACTTAAAAAAGCAACGCTCATAGATGAAGGAAAATTCAACTACACCAAAGAAGAATTTTTCTCAATGGTGGAGAAATCAAAAGAGATGATTAAAAGTGGAGATGTGTTCCAAATTTTAATGTCCAACCGATTTACTCAAAAAGCCGTTGTTGATCACTTCAGTTTTTACAGAGCATTAAGAAGTAAAAATCCAAGTCCCTATCTCTTCTTTTTAGAGTTTGAAAATTTCTCAATTGCAGGAAGTTCACCAGAAGTCATGGTACGGTTAGTCGATGGACACATTTTACTTCGACCCATTGCAGGTACAAGAAAAAGAGGAAAAACCATCGATAAAGATTTAGAGATGGAAGAGGAACTTTTAAGTGACCCTAAAGAGAAAGCTGAACATATCATGCTCATTGACTTGGGGCGAAATGATGTGGGAAGAGTTGCAAAAGCAGGAAGCGTTAAAGTAACTGATTTAATGCACATAGAAAAATACTCTCATGTCATGCACATTGTTTCAGATGTTGAAGCCATCATCGATGAAAAGTATGATATGTTTGACTTATTTGCTGCAACTTTTACAGCTGGAACCATGACAGGGGCTCCAAAAATCAGAGCCATGCAACTCATTGCTCAATTTGAAGGCATTAAACGTAACTTCTACTCAGGAAGTATTGCTTACTTTGGCTTTGATGGCAACATGGACAGTGCTATCACGATTCGTACCACCATGCTCAAACAAGATGAAGTTATTTTTCAAGCAGGTGCAGGTGTGGTTGCAGATTCAATCAATGAATTAGAATATCTCGAAGTACAAAATAAACTCGCAGCGAATATCGCTACACTCAAAGACTTATCGTAA
- a CDS encoding SPOR domain-containing protein: MEIKGDEFLKNLQAKQEEENLREKLNQSESMRQASGANPYSQYNEPPQDQELGDILLNGSNPNGPKDNKKKYIILGIALVLLFVIILVLIKLLSSNNDEAQFEDQTKIAQEKLLNDQKIQQEYQKILTDKLKKVNENSQIEEEPTSEAVTQNPEVKENPLDIPVQEEPVVEEPIVEKPTPKPVEPKPVVKQETPKPVAKATPKSAPVKTTAAKGIFVQIGAFSKKPTQKYLDNITSKGYSYMLHPVTVNGKSLLKLLIGPYNSRNEATKQLNAIKKSFDAPNAYILQL; this comes from the coding sequence ATGGAAATTAAAGGCGATGAATTTTTAAAAAACCTTCAGGCAAAACAAGAAGAAGAGAATTTACGAGAGAAACTCAATCAAAGTGAAAGCATGAGACAAGCATCTGGTGCAAACCCTTATTCTCAATACAATGAACCCCCTCAAGACCAAGAGCTGGGTGATATTTTACTTAATGGTTCTAACCCCAATGGCCCCAAAGACAATAAAAAGAAATATATTATTTTAGGTATTGCTTTGGTGCTTCTTTTTGTGATCATTTTAGTATTAATCAAGTTGCTCTCTTCAAACAATGACGAAGCTCAATTTGAAGACCAAACCAAAATTGCACAAGAAAAATTGCTTAATGACCAAAAAATCCAGCAAGAGTATCAAAAAATCTTAACGGATAAACTCAAAAAGGTCAATGAAAACAGTCAAATAGAAGAAGAACCAACTTCTGAAGCTGTAACACAGAATCCCGAAGTTAAAGAGAATCCTCTTGATATACCTGTACAAGAAGAGCCTGTTGTAGAGGAACCCATTGTTGAAAAACCAACACCAAAACCTGTTGAGCCAAAACCCGTCGTTAAACAAGAAACACCTAAACCAGTTGCAAAAGCAACCCCCAAATCAGCCCCTGTAAAAACAACAGCTGCCAAAGGTATTTTTGTTCAAATTGGAGCTTTCTCTAAAAAACCAACTCAAAAATATCTTGATAACATTACAAGTAAAGGATACAGCTACATGCTTCATCCTGTTACAGTTAATGGAAAAAGTCTTTTAAAACTTCTGATTGGACCATATAACAGCCGAAATGAAGCAACAAAACAACTTAATGCTATTAAAAAGAGTTTTGATGCACCCAATGCTTATATTTTACAGCTGTAA
- a CDS encoding serine hydroxymethyltransferase has protein sequence MSFLSNANLKEADNEVFSIIEKELERQTNHLEMIASENFTSPAVMEAMGSVFTNKYAEGYPYKRYYGGCEFADQVEQLAIDRACEIFGCNYANVQPHSGSQANGAVYAALLQAGDKILGMDLSHGGHLTHGSKPSFSGKNYHAFYYGVELDGRINYERVMDIAKITQPKIIVCGASAYAREIDFKKFREIADEVGAILFADIAHIAGLVAAGEHMSPFPYADVVTTTTHKTLRGPRGGMIMCNDEEIAKKINSAIFPGLQGGPLVHVIAAKAVAFGEILKPAWKEYAKQVKANAKVLGEVLVKRGYDLVSDGTDNHLVLVSFLNKPFSGKDADAALGNAGITVNKNTVPGETRSPFVTSGIRIGSPALTARGMKEAEFEIIANKICDVLDDIENTQLQESVKKELEALAGNFVVYTQSTY, from the coding sequence ATGAGTTTTTTATCAAATGCAAATTTAAAAGAAGCAGATAACGAAGTTTTCTCAATTATTGAAAAAGAGTTAGAGAGACAAACAAACCACTTAGAGATGATTGCAAGTGAAAACTTCACAAGCCCAGCAGTTATGGAAGCAATGGGTTCAGTTTTTACAAACAAATATGCTGAAGGTTACCCATATAAAAGATATTATGGTGGATGTGAGTTTGCAGACCAAGTTGAGCAACTTGCAATTGACAGAGCGTGTGAAATCTTTGGGTGCAACTATGCAAACGTTCAACCACACTCAGGAAGTCAAGCAAACGGTGCAGTATACGCTGCATTACTTCAAGCAGGTGATAAAATCTTAGGTATGGATCTTTCTCACGGTGGACACTTAACTCACGGTTCTAAACCATCTTTTTCAGGGAAAAACTACCATGCATTCTATTATGGAGTGGAACTTGATGGTCGAATCAACTATGAACGAGTAATGGACATTGCTAAAATCACTCAACCTAAAATCATCGTATGTGGAGCTTCGGCTTACGCAAGAGAGATTGACTTTAAAAAATTCAGAGAAATTGCAGATGAAGTAGGAGCAATTTTGTTTGCAGACATTGCCCACATTGCTGGTTTAGTAGCTGCTGGTGAGCACATGAGTCCATTCCCATACGCAGATGTGGTTACAACTACAACACATAAAACATTAAGAGGACCACGAGGTGGTATGATTATGTGCAATGATGAAGAGATTGCAAAAAAAATCAACTCTGCCATTTTTCCAGGATTACAAGGTGGACCATTGGTACATGTGATTGCAGCCAAAGCCGTGGCATTTGGTGAAATCTTAAAACCCGCATGGAAAGAGTATGCAAAACAAGTTAAAGCAAACGCAAAAGTTCTTGGTGAAGTTTTAGTCAAACGAGGGTATGATTTAGTATCAGATGGCACAGATAACCACTTAGTGCTTGTGTCATTTTTAAATAAACCATTCTCAGGAAAGGATGCAGATGCAGCACTTGGGAATGCGGGTATTACTGTAAATAAAAACACAGTACCTGGTGAAACAAGAAGTCCATTTGTAACTTCTGGTATCCGTATCGGTTCACCAGCATTGACTGCACGAGGTATGAAAGAAGCGGAGTTTGAAATCATTGCAAATAAAATTTGTGATGTATTGGATGATATTGAGAATACTCAACTTCAAGAATCAGTTAAAAAAGAGTTAGAAGCATTAGCAGGAAACTTTGTCGTATATACACAATCAACATATTAA
- the lysS gene encoding lysine--tRNA ligase, with translation MFENKYIQQRIEKANKLRESGVNPYCNRSSRNTTIAKFLNVNADVANLEEKRDEKRNYIVAGRIKFFRLMGKASFLKIEDESGLLQIYVARDNLPEGFYNDIFKKNFEVGDIVEVEGYPFVTNKGELSLHVHSIKILTKAISPLPEKYHGIQDKELRYRQRYLDLIMNSGVRKTFHIRSRVISLTRRFFEDKGFLEVETPMMHPIAGGANAKPFVTHHNALGIDRFLRIAPELYLKRLIVGGFEAVFEINRNFRNEGMDATHNPEFTSIEFYWAYKTYKDLIKITKEYFDYLFEHLNLPTVLPYGEHRINFEEFTEIPLIESLSKIGGVPEAITEDKTKILEFLKQNNLEANENMTLGQLQGELFDEFVEAKLINPTFITEYPVDISPLARRSDEKPHLTDRFELFIAGKEIANAFSELNDPLDQLERFEAQIAAKDAGDDEAHEMDEDFVNALSYGMAPTAGQGIGIDRLVMMLTNEHSIRDVLLFPAMKPVQSEIDLHSDEE, from the coding sequence TTGTTTGAAAATAAATACATACAACAAAGAATAGAAAAAGCAAACAAATTAAGAGAATCAGGGGTAAACCCATACTGTAACCGAAGCAGTCGTAATACAACCATTGCAAAATTTTTAAATGTCAATGCGGACGTTGCAAATTTAGAAGAGAAACGAGACGAAAAAAGAAACTACATCGTAGCAGGACGAATTAAGTTTTTCAGACTCATGGGAAAAGCAAGTTTTTTAAAAATCGAAGATGAGAGTGGACTGTTACAAATCTATGTAGCACGAGACAATCTTCCTGAAGGTTTTTACAACGACATCTTTAAAAAGAATTTTGAAGTAGGAGATATTGTTGAAGTAGAAGGGTACCCTTTTGTTACCAATAAAGGAGAGCTTTCACTGCACGTACACTCCATCAAAATTTTAACCAAAGCCATCTCTCCACTGCCAGAAAAGTACCACGGTATTCAAGACAAAGAGCTGCGATATCGACAACGATATTTAGACCTTATCATGAACAGTGGCGTACGAAAAACATTTCATATTCGAAGTAGGGTTATCTCTTTAACACGTCGATTCTTTGAAGACAAAGGGTTCTTGGAAGTTGAAACACCCATGATGCACCCCATTGCAGGTGGAGCAAATGCAAAACCATTTGTAACGCACCACAACGCTTTAGGCATTGACCGATTTTTGAGAATTGCACCGGAGTTATATTTAAAAAGACTTATTGTAGGTGGATTTGAAGCGGTATTTGAAATCAACAGAAACTTCAGAAATGAAGGGATGGATGCCACACATAATCCTGAGTTTACCTCTATTGAGTTTTATTGGGCGTATAAAACGTATAAAGATTTAATCAAAATCACAAAAGAGTATTTTGATTACTTGTTTGAACACTTAAACTTACCAACTGTTTTACCTTATGGCGAACACCGAATTAACTTTGAAGAGTTTACAGAGATTCCATTGATTGAATCTTTATCAAAAATTGGAGGGGTACCTGAAGCAATTACTGAAGATAAAACAAAGATTTTAGAGTTCTTAAAACAGAACAATCTTGAAGCCAATGAAAACATGACATTGGGACAACTTCAAGGCGAATTGTTTGATGAGTTTGTTGAAGCCAAACTGATTAATCCCACGTTTATCACAGAGTACCCGGTTGACATCTCTCCACTGGCTCGACGAAGTGATGAAAAACCACACTTAACGGATCGATTTGAGTTATTCATTGCAGGAAAAGAGATTGCCAATGCATTCAGTGAGTTAAATGACCCACTTGACCAACTTGAACGTTTTGAAGCACAAATTGCGGCAAAAGATGCGGGTGACGATGAAGCGCACGAAATGGATGAAGATTTTGTTAATGCCTTAAGTTATGGTATGGCACCAACAGCTGGACAAGGTATTGGTATTGACCGATTGGTTATGATGTTAACCAATGAACACTCTATTCGAGATGTACTGCTTTTCCCTGCTATGAAACCAGTACAAAGTGAAATCGATTTACACAGCGACGAAGAATAA